One region of Chanodichthys erythropterus isolate Z2021 chromosome 17, ASM2448905v1, whole genome shotgun sequence genomic DNA includes:
- the LOC137004101 gene encoding class A basic helix-loop-helix protein 9-like gives MSLGSTSTESEVSEDELEDCPLGQDDDCDNESPGKLRSERSMSSGPSDTEDVKAVKSRTRPKRSKARRVAANIRERKRILDYNQAFNALRTVLKHDLSGKRLSKIATLRRAIHHISTLSLYLRTHSATEPQAPPCTQSECYRQPEENSSLSRKTGTFQEPIDNYIPHQPELTVSTEMYQDTSNSTPSQHYNHCTTNSQEHVNHGHFSHHWEDRSSDYYSGGPGYQHGTRVTCHQNHMDTYADSANPSLAWQLGYLQCHGHQQFLSMH, from the coding sequence ATGAGTTTGGGCAGCACCAGTACAGAATCTGAAGTTTCAGAGGATGAGTTGGAGGATTGTCCTTTAGGTCAGGATGACGATTGTGACAACGAAAGCCCCGGAAAGCTTCGTTCAGAGCGCTCAATGTCATCCGGCCCAAGTGACACAGAGGACGTCAAAGCAGTTAAGAGCCGAACTCGGCCCAAGCGGTCCAAAGCACGGAGAGTCGCCGCCAACATCCGAGAACGGAAGCGCATCCTGGACTACAACCAGGCCTTCAACGCATTGCGCACGGTCCTCAAACACGACCTTAGTGGAAAGCGCCTGTCCAAGATCGCCACGCTCCGCCGTGCCATCCACCACATTTCAACACTATCTTTGTATCTGCGGACACATTCGGCCACAGAACCACAAGCACCTCCGTGTACTCAATCGGAGTGCTATCGGCAGCCGGAAGAGAACAGTTCCTTGTCCAGGAAGACCGGAACTTTCCAGGAACCGATAGATAACTACATTCCCCATCAGCCAGAGCTCACAGTCTCTACAGAGATGTATCAAGACACATCAAACTCTACACCATCTCAACACTACAACCACTGCACCACCAACAGTCAGGAACACGTGAACCATGGACACTTCAGTCACCACTGGGAGGACCGAAGCAGCGATTACTACAGTGGAGGACCTGGATATCAACATGGGACGAGGGTCACCTGTCATCAGAACCATATGGACACTTATGCAGACTCTGCTAACCCGTCTTTGGCTTGGCAGCTGGGTTATCTTCAATGTCATGGACACCAGCAGTTCCTGAGTATGCACTAA